ATGGTCACATTTGAACCGAACCGTACGTCAGGCAGCAGATTTCAGGATCATTTCCGACATGCGGTAAATCGTAATGCGACGACCGGTGATGGGGTCAAAGTCGGAGAAATTATTGAAGATGAGTCACCGTTTCGGATGAGGTATGATCCTGATCATCCGGATGCGAACGAAGATGGCTATGTAGAGCTGCCGAATGTGGATCCTCTTAAAGAAATGATCGATCTGATGAGTGCGACACGCAGCTACGAAGCTGGCGTAACGTCGTTCGATGCACATAAGAATAAATGACATGAATATGGATCAGGTTGCCCGAATGAATTCTGTCATGGGGCCGGCGAATCAGGTTCAGCAAAACAGACAGGTGACACCGCATGAAGCACAACAGTCGTTTAAGACTTGGCTTGGTGATGCCATCAATGATATGAACCAGAGACAGGTTGACTCTCAACATATGACTGAACGAATGGCGCGTGGAGAAAACGTGGACCTTCATGATGTGATGATTACTGCGCAAAAAGCAAGTATCACACTTGAAACGACTGTCGAAGTCCGTGACAAGGTGATCGAGGCGTATCAGGAGATTATGCGTATGCAGGTATAAGAGGAGATTTGCATCACCCCATGGATGTAGTCACATGGGGTGATGACCTGCTTTTTATACATATCGGAATAATTTCTCAATTATTTAGTGTGAATTTATATTTTTCTTTTTAAATGATGGCTGGATCACTTTCAC
This genomic window from [Bacillus] selenitireducens MLS10 contains:
- the fliE gene encoding flagellar hook-basal body complex protein FliE, whose translation is MNMDQVARMNSVMGPANQVQQNRQVTPHEAQQSFKTWLGDAINDMNQRQVDSQHMTERMARGENVDLHDVMITAQKASITLETTVEVRDKVIEAYQEIMRMQV
- the flgC gene encoding flagellar basal body rod protein FlgC — encoded protein: MFHGMNVSASGLTSQRLRMDVVSSNMANAESTRGRFVDGEWEPYRRKMVTFEPNRTSGSRFQDHFRHAVNRNATTGDGVKVGEIIEDESPFRMRYDPDHPDANEDGYVELPNVDPLKEMIDLMSATRSYEAGVTSFDAHKNK